A region from the Dinoroseobacter shibae DFL 12 = DSM 16493 genome encodes:
- the parE gene encoding DNA topoisomerase IV subunit B encodes MANDLLSGARADTAATYDASSIQVLEDMEHVRLRPGMYIGGKDDRALHHMVAEIIDNSMDEAVAGHATWIEVELHANGHVSVRDNGRGIPTDPHPKTPDKSALEVIFCTLNAGGKFSGDSYETSGGLHGVGSSVVNALSDHLRVEVARNRELYAMEFSRGVPQGKLAKIGAAPNRRGTAVTFHPDPEIFGSLALKPARLFKMARSKAYLFSGVEIRWKTAIDDGDTPEEATFHFPGGLSDYLNETLGQAATYADAPFSGTVSFEKFGRPGKVEWAINWTPARDGFIQSYCNTVPTPEGGTHEAGFWAAILKGIKAYGELVSNRKASTITREDLITGAGALVSCFIREPEFVGQTKDRLATVEAQRMVENAVRDHFDNWLAADTKSAGAILDFLVLRAEERLRRRQEKETARKSATKRLRLPGKLVDCSATNRAGTELFIVEGDSAGGSAKMARDRKTQALLPLRGKILNVLGAASSKLGSNQEISDLTQALGVGLGSKFNIEDLRYDKIIIMTDADVDGAHIASLLMTFFFTQMRPMIDAGHLYLACPPLFRLTQGAKRVYCLDEAERDAWLEKGLGGKGKIDVSRFKGLGEMDAKDLKDTTMNPETRKLIRVSIDEDEPGETGDLVERLMGKKPEKRFEYIQENARFVEELDV; translated from the coding sequence ATGGCCAACGACCTTCTCTCGGGCGCGCGCGCCGACACCGCCGCCACCTATGACGCCTCCTCGATCCAGGTGCTGGAAGACATGGAACATGTCCGCCTCCGCCCCGGCATGTATATCGGCGGCAAGGACGACCGCGCGCTCCACCACATGGTGGCCGAGATCATCGACAACTCCATGGACGAGGCGGTCGCGGGCCACGCCACCTGGATCGAGGTCGAGCTGCACGCCAACGGCCATGTCTCCGTACGCGACAACGGCCGCGGCATCCCCACCGACCCGCACCCGAAAACCCCCGACAAATCCGCGCTGGAGGTGATCTTCTGCACCCTCAACGCGGGCGGCAAGTTCTCCGGCGACAGCTACGAGACCTCGGGCGGCCTGCACGGCGTCGGCTCCTCGGTGGTCAACGCGCTCAGCGACCACCTCCGCGTGGAAGTCGCCCGCAACCGCGAGCTTTACGCCATGGAATTCTCCCGCGGCGTCCCCCAGGGCAAACTGGCGAAAATCGGCGCCGCCCCCAACCGCCGCGGCACCGCCGTCACCTTCCACCCGGACCCGGAGATCTTCGGCTCCCTCGCCCTCAAACCAGCGCGCCTGTTCAAGATGGCCCGCTCCAAGGCCTACCTCTTCTCCGGGGTCGAGATCCGCTGGAAAACCGCCATCGACGACGGCGACACGCCCGAGGAGGCCACCTTCCACTTCCCCGGCGGGCTCAGCGACTACCTCAACGAAACACTCGGCCAGGCCGCCACCTATGCCGACGCGCCGTTCTCCGGCACCGTGTCGTTCGAGAAATTCGGCCGCCCCGGCAAGGTCGAATGGGCCATCAACTGGACCCCGGCCCGCGACGGCTTCATCCAGTCCTACTGCAACACCGTCCCCACGCCGGAGGGCGGCACCCACGAGGCGGGCTTCTGGGCCGCCATCCTCAAGGGCATCAAGGCTTACGGCGAGCTTGTCTCGAACCGCAAGGCCAGCACCATCACCCGCGAGGACCTGATCACCGGCGCGGGCGCGCTCGTGTCCTGCTTCATCCGGGAGCCGGAATTCGTCGGCCAGACCAAGGACCGCCTCGCCACCGTCGAGGCCCAGCGCATGGTCGAGAACGCCGTGCGCGACCACTTCGACAACTGGCTCGCCGCCGACACCAAATCCGCCGGCGCCATCCTCGACTTCCTCGTCCTGCGCGCCGAGGAACGCCTCCGCCGCCGCCAGGAAAAGGAAACCGCCCGCAAATCAGCCACCAAGCGCCTGCGCCTGCCCGGCAAGCTGGTGGACTGCTCCGCCACCAACCGCGCGGGTACGGAACTGTTCATCGTCGAGGGCGACAGCGCGGGCGGCTCCGCCAAGATGGCCCGCGACCGCAAGACCCAAGCCCTCCTACCCCTGCGCGGCAAGATCCTCAACGTCCTCGGTGCCGCGTCCTCGAAACTCGGCTCCAACCAGGAGATCAGCGATCTGACCCAGGCCCTCGGCGTCGGGCTCGGCAGCAAATTCAACATCGAGGATCTGCGCTACGACAAGATCATCATCATGACCGACGCCGACGTGGACGGCGCCCATATCGCGTCCCTGCTGATGACCTTCTTCTTCACCCAGATGCGCCCGATGATCGACGCAGGCCACCTCTATCTGGCCTGCCCGCCCCTCTTCCGCCTGACCCAAGGCGCGAAACGGGTCTATTGCCTCGACGAGGCCGAACGCGACGCCTGGCTGGAAAAAGGCCTCGGCGGCAAAGGCAAGATCGACGTGAGCCGCTTCAAGGGCCTGGGGGAGATGGACGCCAAGGACCTCAAGGACACCACCATGAACCCCGAAACCCGGAAGCTGATCCGGGTGTCCATCGACGAGGACGAGCCGGGTGAGACGGGGGATCTGGTCGAGCGGCTGATGGGGAAGAAACCGGAGAAGCGCTTCGAGTATATCCAGGAGAACGCCCGGTTCGTGGAGGAGTTGGATGTTTGA
- a CDS encoding DUF1007 family protein has protein sequence MKALRAFCAVSWLAPAWVAAASLPAFAHPHIFIDAGATLVFDEEGRLGAVRIVWAYDSLFSLVVVEERGLDPDFDGVLEPGEAEQLSGFDMNWIEGFAGDSYLLAGGAEVPLTRPLEYDAAYEEGRVVSTHLRALETRVAVGAEPVILQIYDPTYYTSYEIDLPVRLENAPEGCVAEVYVPDPEAASEQLVAALQEFAGSDDPLFEDDFPAVGDLFAHEVRVTCGP, from the coding sequence ATGAAAGCTTTGCGCGCCTTTTGTGCGGTGTCCTGGCTCGCCCCTGCCTGGGTTGCAGCGGCGAGCCTTCCTGCGTTTGCCCATCCGCATATCTTCATCGATGCGGGCGCGACGCTCGTGTTCGACGAGGAAGGCCGGTTGGGGGCCGTGCGGATCGTGTGGGCCTACGATTCGCTGTTCTCGCTGGTGGTGGTGGAGGAGCGGGGCCTCGACCCGGATTTCGACGGTGTGCTGGAGCCCGGCGAGGCGGAGCAGCTGTCGGGCTTCGACATGAACTGGATCGAGGGTTTTGCCGGGGACAGCTATCTGCTGGCCGGGGGCGCGGAGGTGCCGCTGACCCGACCGTTGGAGTATGACGCGGCCTATGAGGAGGGGCGGGTCGTGTCCACCCATCTGCGCGCGCTGGAGACGCGGGTCGCGGTGGGGGCGGAGCCGGTGATTTTGCAGATCTACGATCCGACCTATTACACGTCCTACGAGATCGACCTGCCCGTGCGGCTGGAGAACGCGCCGGAGGGTTGCGTGGCGGAGGTTTACGTGCCCGACCCGGAGGCGGCGTCGGAGCAGCTGGTGGCGGCCTTGCAGGAATTCGCGGGCAGCGACGATCCGCTGTTCGAGGACGATTTTCCGGCGGTCGGGGATCTCTTTGCCCATGAGGTGCGTGTCACATGCGGGCCCTAG
- the ppk2 gene encoding polyphosphate kinase 2 yields the protein MTDQTPIADLPKSETKSNGQSAAAPARSPSPSPEAVRQAFETGRYPYRRKMARRAYEAEKAQLQAELLKVQLWAQETGQKFVMLFEGRDAAGKGGTIKRFTEHLNPRAARVVALNKPTDEERGQWYYQRYIEHLPTAGEMVFYDRSWYNRAGVERVMGFCSPTEYLEFMRQTPEFERMLTRSGIRLYKYWFSVTQAEQKRRFDSRATDPLKRWKLSPIDKASLSKWDEYTEAKEAMFFYTNTADAPWTIVKSNDKKRARLNCMRHFLSTLDYPDKDYDIVTPADPLIVGGAGHVVHSAEHILGASLHPDTRRSS from the coding sequence ATGACCGACCAGACCCCGATCGCCGATCTTCCCAAGTCCGAGACCAAGTCCAACGGTCAGAGTGCCGCGGCGCCCGCGCGGAGCCCGTCGCCGAGCCCCGAGGCCGTGCGGCAGGCCTTCGAGACCGGGCGATATCCCTATCGCCGGAAGATGGCGCGCCGGGCCTACGAGGCCGAGAAGGCGCAATTGCAGGCGGAGTTGCTGAAGGTGCAGCTCTGGGCGCAGGAGACCGGACAGAAATTCGTGATGCTGTTCGAGGGGCGCGATGCCGCCGGCAAGGGCGGCACGATCAAGCGGTTCACCGAGCACCTGAACCCGCGTGCGGCCCGGGTCGTGGCGCTGAACAAGCCCACGGACGAAGAGCGCGGCCAGTGGTATTACCAGCGCTATATCGAGCATCTGCCGACCGCGGGCGAAATGGTGTTCTATGACCGGTCCTGGTACAACCGCGCCGGTGTGGAGCGGGTGATGGGGTTCTGCTCGCCCACGGAATACCTGGAATTCATGCGCCAGACCCCGGAATTCGAGCGCATGCTCACCCGGTCGGGCATCCGGCTTTACAAGTACTGGTTCTCGGTCACCCAGGCCGAGCAGAAGCGCCGGTTCGACAGTCGCGCGACCGATCCGCTGAAGCGTTGGAAGCTGTCGCCGATCGACAAGGCGAGCCTGAGCAAGTGGGACGAGTACACCGAGGCCAAGGAGGCGATGTTCTTCTACACCAACACCGCCGACGCGCCCTGGACCATCGTGAAGTCGAACGACAAGAAGCGCGCGCGGCTCAACTGCATGCGGCATTTCCTGTCGACGCTGGACTATCCGGACAAGGATTACGACATCGTGACCCCGGCCGATCCGCTGATCGTGGGCGGGGCGGGGCATGTGGTGCATTCGGCCGAGCATATCCTCGGCGCCTCGCTGCATCCCGATACCCGCCGCAGCAGTTGA